In the genome of Blastopirellula marina, the window ACGAAGAGATTGCCCTGGTCAGCAACACGACACACGGCATTAACCTCGTTGCCGAAGGGCTCGCCTGGAAGCCAGGGGACAATTTGGTGGTGCTCGGGAACGAGTTCCCCTCGAATCTCTATCCATGGCTGCATCAACAATCCAAGGGGGTCGAAGTCCGCGTCATTCCGGTCGACGGCGTCCAGCCTGATCTGAACCGAATTGCCGAGGCCTGCGACGAGCGTACCCGTCTCTTGTCGATCAGCTGGGTCAGCTACAAGACCGGCTGGCGGATCAATCCGAAACAAGTCGCCCAGATCGCGCACGACGCCGGGGCGTTGTTCTTCCTCGATGCCATCCAGGGGATGGGTGTCTTTCCGCTGGATGTTCGCGACGCCGACATCGACTTCCTCTCGGCCGATGGCCACAAATGGATGCTCGGCCCAGAGGGGGCAGGGGTGTTCTACGTGAAGCGGGAACTGCTCAGCGAACTGCATCCCATCGGCATCGGCTGGAACAGCGTCGCCGGGCGAAAGAACTTCGACAAGATCGACCTCACGTTCCGCGATAGCGCGGCCCGCTATGAAGGAGGTTCGCAGAACATGCCTGGCTTGATCGGCCTGGGAGCCAGCTTGGATCTGCTGCTCGAGTATGGTGCCGGTCCCAAAGCTTCAGCGATTGGCGAGCGCGTGCTGGAAGTCACCGATTACGCTTGCCAACAACTCGAAAGCGTTGGCGCTAAGATCCTGCCCAGTCGTCTCGGGGACGAACGTTCAGGCATCGTCTCGTTCCAAGTCCCAGGCAAGTCTCCCCAAGACCTTCGCGCGGCAGGTCAGAAAATGGGGGTAAACTTTAGCGTTCGCGGCGACTTTGCTCGCATCAGCCCGCACGCTTACAACAATCAGGCCGATATCCAGCGATTGCTAGAAACCCTAGCCGCCGTGGATTAAGCTTTCAACTGACAAACGCCTGCATTGCCTTACCCTACATGGAAAAGCGGATGGTTGACTTCACCGATCGAGAGGAAGTACTGGCCGAAGTGCTTCCCAGCGAGCCAGCCCGGCCGAAGAAGATCACGATTATCGTCGTGATCGCCATCATTCTGGCTCTGTTGTATTTGTTGGGATTCCTCAGTGCGGTTCCCATGCTCATTATGCATGTGGTTTCGCCAGGTGGATTCAATTTCACGCCCCCTTCGGACGATCCTCAGTTTAAGATGCAAGCCGAAATGCAGGCGGAAATGCAAGCCAAGATGGCCGAGGTAACACAAACCTATTTCATTCCGCTTATTATCTTGGCGTTTGCGTCACTAGCCGTCGGTGTTTTGCTGCTGTACGGCAGCATCCAATGTCTGCGACGGCGAGAGGTGTCCGACTATCGCCTCCTCAACAACACGTTCATCTTTGCGATGGTACTGATTGTTGGGAACACCATTACGACCGTGCTCATGCAGATAGCCAATTGGAACATCATGGAAAGTACGCTCGTCATGCCAGAGACACCCAACCCGCAGGCAGCCGAGATGGTCAAGACCTTCATGATGATCTTCATGGCCATCGGTGTTGGCTTGGGAGTCGCTTTTCAAGTCGCTCAGTTTGTTTATTTCGCCATCGCACGCTGGGTCTTCAGCAACTACATCACGACGTTCGATAAGTCGTAGCCCCAACCCCTTGATAGAAAACACCTGGACTGAATCGATGACCGCTGGCAACCGCATCGCCGTTTACGTTGGATCGTTCGACCCCATCACCCTGGGGCACCTCAACCTGATCGAGCGCAGCAGCCAACTCGTCGATCGCTTGATCGTGGGTATTGGCATCAATGCCGATAAGAAAGGCCTTTTCAGCCCCGACGAACGCGTCGACCTGGTTCAGCGTGTGACGGCCGAAATGCCCAACGTCGAAGCTCGCACGTTCGACGGCCTGGCGGTCGAGTTCGTTCGCAGTGTGGGCGCGCGGGTGATGATTCGCGGTATTCGCCCTCTGACTGATATCGCCGGTGAATTCACAATGATGATGGCCAACCGCAAGCTCGATAGCGAGATCGAAACGATCTTCCTCATGGCCGATGAAGAATACGGCCACGTTTCCAGCTCGCTGCTCAAGCAGATCACCCCGCTGGCCAACGACGAACAGTTGGAAAAGTTCGTCCCCAGTTCGATCATCCCCGATCTACGGGCCAAGCTGACGAAAAAAGACTAGTCGTCACGACAGATCGAGTGCCCGGAACTAGCCTCCATGCCTACGTCTTCGTAGGCATGGTCCTGTCATATTCGCAGGCTCAAGCAGACTTGAGGGTGTCCGATAATTCAATTCCGGAAAAAGCATACTGTATAGCCGTTTAGCAATCAGCGAGTTTCCTATTGGTTGAACCCGTCGCTAGAGTGCTTCTGGTATGCCCATTTTCTCGGGGTTTTATACGATTTGAATTATCGGACACCCTCAAGCAGACTTGGGCGTGGCACCCAGCACACATGAAAGAACGACTAGTCCTTCCAGTCGGCTTTCAAATGCAGTTCGCCGTCTACCGAGGTCGACTTCTCGCGTAGGGCCTCGCGGGCTTGCTTGTATAACACCGCTTGGCGGCGGCGGATGAGATGGGTCAAATCGTAGTCGGTCAGGCCGATCTTTTTGGCGACCTTGCCTAAAACCTTCTTCTCTTTCGCGCATACGCTGCCGTCGGCAAAGGCCATGTCGATCATCTTCACCAGCCAGAACTGGCCGATCGTCTGATCTTCCGGGACACTGACCTCAAGCTTGTTCTCCTTGGCGGCGATGCACATCTCCTTCAAGCGTTTGTGAGAGATCCCATAGTCGGCGGCCAATTGCTTTAACTGCTCGATCTCTTTCGGATCGAAACGACCATCCGCGGCGGCCATGTACACGACCCACGAGAACATGTCGACGCTCCGCATCCCTTCGGTCCACTCTTCTAACTGAAGCGTCCGTATCCGAAGGGCCGCTTCCACATCGTATCGGCTCAGCCCCAACTCAACCGCGGTCGCGTTGATGTAGACCTTTTCCCAGGCCTCCATGCGGCTATCGATTAAACTCACGTCGATCATCGCCATCAGCCAGCGTTTGAGGACCTGCGAGTTCACGTCCTTCAACCGGCGGCGATCGAGCTTCTCGCGTCGTCGCATCGCTTTGACGAGCGCGGCGTTATCGATCCCGCACTTTCTAGCCACCTCGCGAATAAAATCCTTTGCGTCGGCCTTCGAGATATGCAGCCCACCAGCGACTTCCCCTAGTAGCTGGCAGAGCGTAATATCGTCTTCGCGCACGGCCACTTTTGGGGCCACGCCGTCGATCTGCACCCCTTCCATCTCGCTCTTGGTGAACTCGGGCAGCGTCTGTTCCATCATCACCACGCGCTCGATCGGGGCATCCTCGCCGGTATCGAACGGCAACACGGCGATCTTCGTTTCGATCCCTTCGTATGCCTTCTTTCGCAGGGCCATCGCCGCGGTCGAGGTGAACGGCAACACGTCGGCCAGCGTCCATTCAAGAGCCCCATCGTTGAGTACCGTATGGCAGAACTCGCAGGCATGCGAAGCGTTATTCGACTCCGGGGCACCACACTTGGGGCAATGCGAACTGGTGATCGTGCGTTCGATGCGCGTCTTCGCTCCGTGCTGACGAACCAGAACCATCATCGTACTCACCTGCACCGGATCTCGTTCCAGTTCCAATTCGCCGTGACGATCGATCGTGCCGCGGCGAGCCGTCCAGCGAATGTACATCAGGGCCCGATCGAATGGCTCTTCCGCAATCACGCCAGAAACATCCGCCGCCAGGATTCGTGGATGGATGTAAACCGTGCGCCGGCCGAAACTATCTGGCAATAGCTTCTTTTCGTATCCGTCACAAAAGCGATCGGTCGCGACCTTCCCCAGCGGATCGATCACCCCCAGGCGGTCGGCCAGGAACTTGCGAAAGAAGATCACGCTCGCGCGGTCTTCCAGGTAATGCGAACTGAAGCCTTGGTCCTGCTTGATCCAGTAGCGGGTCGCACTGCTCATCTTGAACGGCCGGGTGATCTTCCACGACGATTGATCCGAGATCTCGGAAAGGACCCAGTCATGTTCGCCGGAACGGACGGTGCTCTCGCACGAAGGGCACTTCTCCCACTGGTTCACTGAAATGTCAGTTCCGCAGTTGGGACAATGACCATGCACCGAACCGAAGTCCTTCGACTTGGTTTGCGCCCCGCGGCGTCGCAAGAAGGTCCACACCTCCGCGATCGGCTCGGGTTCTTCGATGATCA includes:
- a CDS encoding aminotransferase class V-fold PLP-dependent enzyme, which translates into the protein MTFSDDSRWQSFRQAMPVTQKWAYFDHAAVAPLPQTTAQAIKNWCDQAAQEGDVVWLDWERAIENTRQSAAKLIGAQNEEIALVSNTTHGINLVAEGLAWKPGDNLVVLGNEFPSNLYPWLHQQSKGVEVRVIPVDGVQPDLNRIAEACDERTRLLSISWVSYKTGWRINPKQVAQIAHDAGALFFLDAIQGMGVFPLDVRDADIDFLSADGHKWMLGPEGAGVFYVKRELLSELHPIGIGWNSVAGRKNFDKIDLTFRDSAARYEGGSQNMPGLIGLGASLDLLLEYGAGPKASAIGERVLEVTDYACQQLESVGAKILPSRLGDERSGIVSFQVPGKSPQDLRAAGQKMGVNFSVRGDFARISPHAYNNQADIQRLLETLAAVD
- the coaD gene encoding pantetheine-phosphate adenylyltransferase, whose amino-acid sequence is MTAGNRIAVYVGSFDPITLGHLNLIERSSQLVDRLIVGIGINADKKGLFSPDERVDLVQRVTAEMPNVEARTFDGLAVEFVRSVGARVMIRGIRPLTDIAGEFTMMMANRKLDSEIETIFLMADEEYGHVSSSLLKQITPLANDEQLEKFVPSSIIPDLRAKLTKKD
- a CDS encoding TIM44-like domain-containing protein, giving the protein MWRRAGSEHQLILYLLPMPTLLPESIVLLAADAIDGITIVVVVLFMLGGIFSEHLQGGLRSASMIRLGNKKRDLSRMELALQSIQEADPKFDLKNFCIAATGAFLEFDKALDSGDLSDIRSFVSDGIYQRMAFALEEEASLGRTRKTTELKLTSLSPVEITSSKNTQNAFEVISLRINGSAVRQYRMKQDGTDVIIEEPEPIAEVWTFLRRRGAQTKSKDFGSVHGHCPNCGTDISVNQWEKCPSCESTVRSGEHDWVLSEISDQSSWKITRPFKMSSATRYWIKQDQGFSSHYLEDRASVIFFRKFLADRLGVIDPLGKVATDRFCDGYEKKLLPDSFGRRTVYIHPRILAADVSGVIAEEPFDRALMYIRWTARRGTIDRHGELELERDPVQVSTMMVLVRQHGAKTRIERTITSSHCPKCGAPESNNASHACEFCHTVLNDGALEWTLADVLPFTSTAAMALRKKAYEGIETKIAVLPFDTGEDAPIERVVMMEQTLPEFTKSEMEGVQIDGVAPKVAVREDDITLCQLLGEVAGGLHISKADAKDFIREVARKCGIDNAALVKAMRRREKLDRRRLKDVNSQVLKRWLMAMIDVSLIDSRMEAWEKVYINATAVELGLSRYDVEAALRIRTLQLEEWTEGMRSVDMFSWVVYMAAADGRFDPKEIEQLKQLAADYGISHKRLKEMCIAAKENKLEVSVPEDQTIGQFWLVKMIDMAFADGSVCAKEKKVLGKVAKKIGLTDYDLTHLIRRRQAVLYKQAREALREKSTSVDGELHLKADWKD